Proteins found in one Salminus brasiliensis chromosome 13, fSalBra1.hap2, whole genome shotgun sequence genomic segment:
- the pgpep1l gene encoding LOW QUALITY PROTEIN: pyroglutamyl-peptidase 1-like protein (The sequence of the model RefSeq protein was modified relative to this genomic sequence to represent the inferred CDS: inserted 2 bases in 1 codon; deleted 3 bases in 2 codons), which produces MVHCNQCIWHLSNAACRNQRLESYVAVHLGIAPGAKCIILEQTAKNHGYKDRDVCGSCPANNCCVEGGADHLDSIIGMRSLAKHLKGLGLDVVYSRDAGRYLCDFVYYCSLHYGQRRAALIHVPAXGSLARPEALVPQLQAIIQALLHQLDTLHITHSTGVRSQPAPHQDEYTGNRNTSYIIVCSRRL; this is translated from the exons ATGGTACATTGCAACCAGTGCATATGGCATCTGAGCAATGCTGCTTGCAGAAACCAGAGACTGGAAAGTTAT GTTGCTGTCCACTTGGGCATAGCACCAGGAGCCAAATGCATCATTCTGGAACAAACAGCCAAGAACCATGGCTACAAAGACAGAGATGTGTGTGGCTCCTGTCCCGCCAATAACTGTTGCGTTGAAGGAGGAGCGGATCATTTGGACTCCATTATAGGCATGAGGTCCCTTGCCAAGCACTTGAAAGGGCTCGGTCTGGATGTCGTCTATTCC AGGGACGCTGGGAG GTACCTGTGTGATTTTGTATATTACTGCTCCCTTCACTACGGGCAGAGGAGGGCAGCACTCATCCACGTGCCCGC CGGCAGCCTGGCACGCCCAGAGGCGCTGGTGCCACAGCTCCAGGCCATCATCCAGGCCCTGTTACACCAGCTGGAC ACTCTGCACATCACCCACAGCACCGGAGTGCGAAGCCAACCTGCACCACACCAAGATGAATATACTGGAAACCGTAACACAAGCTACATAATAGTGTGCAGCAGGCGTCTTTAA
- the synm gene encoding synemin: MFHLRRPFESEKLQLKELNQRLGQYLSRAKLLEQENARLVAELNAVRQTRSGERESGQLVELREMRRLVERLSFEKSRAEMEREQLRREFQSLQALCSDECSVSRGIDGELRDCEKQLRHAQHTNGALEQRLAQLQGEYAFLEDAHRKDVARLRSQVSPRALPVMTEVHHRGPPAVSMEEVEEYALHLSESWMETLEMYRQRVEEMEGAVKADQARLEDFRRERVQYASELTRLRAEVEKHSQLQLELEAQLMNMQENFRGDANQYQIIIEELEEERNLLANTISEKLKEHQDLLQVKMGLGLEVAAYRALLEEEGRHAHMRSDQRSRERIINIKLPSQYTPRISTSQPEMRRHFTGYDVRYMEPVSSIRTSASSSQFDSQRPSRIVPITMSKHASQSPAARRDMISFTKATRAAAAASAAKPGVSANDRTKDMVEEKSVKIKGPSHKSSPEFPQTVTGSKPASAASPTTVEQKSVRVVSPPMMSLSTAEESRQKRRSEIADTDHTKVTMKPSEAQFVQEDESKHIDERDLKESGNVGPKVIAGEEKVLDSVSMEEIIEKVMKPAGLDTKLSPSADSKITYHIKKTQQEDGSTKTQLVLQSKVEENLDISDDSALEELLSKEVKKVSLEDIEGTPTGSMIHNLLSLGLQGESLENKSVNVEIIEEPVESQSDEEGEIEIEETVEVKSKPHFKPSSMFFQIEEPENEHQATLQHESTGETVTASGYGKRGSVQVQEVSREESLPYYSQGQETQEYFVSTPEDNMSESEEGGGFMSYGHYGVVDDLSDERYYQEEHLPTHRRYSDEDDSNRESPDYVKRDTFPQCIIEEEVRVSPTVQESMLEILKEESLDPREQLRGALEQLESTGTGSLKEELALLTKTGEASDNVSVDIKKVEQAADNGTMTFVAEVSVSQRLEDSGLLEGAGDDLSQEQMLAALRSSNPGLHQALSAGGGGGYTMRVSREEVQTEEMPWMTGLEETEDWSSAGEVSKTEKVIKLGPNERSFTFQMDINNSSSGSTDLEGADSQEQSSSYEAGVQEFLQTQMTDPSLKVHHEKRIATVYLESPKED, encoded by the exons ATGTTTCATCTGAGGAGACCCTTCGAGAGCGAGAAGCTCCAGCTTAAGGAGCTGAACCAGAGACTCGGCCAGTACCTGTCCAGAGCTAAGCTGCTGGAGCAGGAGAACGCCCGGCTGGTGGCGGAGCTAAACGCGGTCAGGCAGACCAGGTCCGGGGAGCGGGAGAGCGGGCAGCTGGTCGAGCTGAGGGAGATGAGGAGGCTGGTGGAGCGCCTGTCCTTCGAGAAGAGCCgagcagagatggagagagagcagcTCCGGAGAGAGTTTCAGAGCCTGCAGGCGCTGTGCTCCGACGAGTGCTCCGTTAGCAGAGGCATCGACGGCGAGCTGAGGGACTGCGAGAAGCAGCTCCGCCACGCTCAGCACACCAACGGCGCCCTGGAGCAGCGCCTCGCTCAGCTGCAGGGCGAGTATGCGTTCCTGGAAGACGCCCACAGAAAAGACGTCGCCCGCCTCAGGAGCCAGGTGAGTCCTCGAGCGCTGCCCGTGATGACCGAGGTCCACCACCGCGGACCACCGGCGGTCAGCATGGAGGAAGTGGAGGAGTATGCGCTTCACTTGTCCGAAAGCTGGATGGAGACGCTGGAGATGTATCGGCAGAGGGTGGAAGAGATGGAGGGAGCGGTGAAAGCGGACCAGGCGAGGCTGGAAGACTTCAGGAGGGAAAGGGTGCAGTACGCCTCTGAGCTGACCAGGCTGCGGGCAGAGGTGGAGaaacacagccagctgcagcTGGAGCTTGAGGCTCAGCTCATGAACATGCAGGAAAACTTCAGAGGAGACGCCAACCAGTATCAG ATAATAATTGAGGAGCTGGAAGAGGAGCGCAATCTTCTGGCCAACACCATTTCAGAAAAGCTGAAGGAACATCAAGACCTCCTACAGGTCAAGATGGGGCTCGGTCTGGAAGTGGCAGCTTACAG AGCCCTGCTGGAAGAAGAAGGAAGACATGCTCACATGAGGTCTGATCAGCGTTCAAGAGAGAGAATAATAA ATATTAAATTGCCCTCCCAGTACACTCCGAGGATCTCCACCAGTCAGCCAGAAATGAGAAGGCATTTCACAGGATATGATGTTAGATATATGGAGCCTGTTTCCAGCATCAGAACCTCAGCATCATCCAGTCAGTTTGATTCCCAAAGACCCTCACGGATTGTGCCCATCACTATGTCAAAACATGCCAGTCAGAGTCCTGCTGCAAGAAGAGATATGATCTCTTTTACCAAAGCAACAcgagcagcagctgcagcaagTGCAGCCAAGCCTGGAGTCTCAGCGAATGACAGAACCAAAGACATGGTGGAGGAGAAGAGTGTGAAAATCAAGGGGCCGTCACATAAGAGTTCACCCGAGTTCCCGCAGACAGTAACAGGAAGCAAACCGGCCTCCGCTGCCTCACCAACAACCGTGGAACAGAAATCAGTGAGAGTAGTGTCACCTCCTATGATGAGTCTGAGCACCGCTGAGGAAAGCCGTCAAAAGAGAAGGTCTGAGATAGCAGATACAGATCATACCAAGGTAACTATGAAACCAAGTGAAGCCCAGTTCGTTCAAGAGGACGAGTCCAAACATATAGATGAGAGAGATTTGAAAGAGTCTGGAAATGTGGGACCGAAGGTAATTGCAGGTGAGGAAAAAGTATTGGACTCTGTGTCCATGGAAGAAATTATTGAGAAGGTCATGAAGCCTGCTGGCTTGGATACAAAGCTTAGTCCCTCCGCTGACTCAAAAATCACATATCACataaagaaaacacagcaggaggaTGGAAGCACTAAGACTCAGCTAGTCCTGCAATCCAAAGTGGAAGAGAATCTGGATATCTCAGATGACTCTGCACTCGAggaactcctcagtaaggaagtGAAAAAAGTCTCGCTGGAGGATATTGAGGGAACTCCAACAGGAAGCATGATTCACAACCTGCTGAGTCTTGGTCTTCAGGGTGAAAGTCTTGAAAACAAGTCTGTTAATGTGGAGATCATAGAGGAACCAGTGGAATCTCAAAGTGATGAAGAAGGGGAGATTGAAATTGAGGAGACGGTGGAGGTGAAGTCCAAACCACACTTTAAACCCTCATCAATGTTCTTCCAGATTGAAGAGCCAGAAAACGAACATCAGGCAACTCTACAACATGAGAGCACCGGTGAGACTGTGACAGCCTCAGGGTACGGCAAGAGGGGGTCTGTGCAGGTTCAGGAAGTATCTAGAGAGGAGAGCCTCCCTTATTATTCCCAGGGCCAAGAGACTCAAGAGTACTTTGTTTCCACTCCTGAAGACAATATGTCTGAATCTGAGGAGGGTGGTGGATTTATGTCTTATGGACATTATGGAGTGGTGGATGACCTTTCAGATGAAAGATACTACCAGGAAGAACATCTCCCTACACACAGAAGATACTCTGATGAAGATGACAGCAACAGAGAGTCACCTGACTATGTCAAAAGAGACACTTTTCCACAGTGTATCATTGAGGAGGAGGTGCGTGTTTCTCCCACAGTGCAAGAGTCCATGCTAGAGATCCTGAAAGAAGAGTCACTGGACCCAAGAGAGCAGCTGAGGGGAGCACTGGAGCAACTGGAGAGCACAGGGACTGGATCTCTTAAAGAAGAACTCGCTCTTCTCACAAAAACTGGTGAGGCTTCCGACAACGTCTCTGTTGACATTAAGAAGGTAGAACAGGCTGCGGACAACGGCACGATGACCTTCGTGGCAGAGGTCAGTGTCTCTCAGAGACTGGAAGATTCTGGGCTGCTTGAGGGTGCGGGAGACGACCTGTCCCAGGAACAGATGTTAGCGGCACTGCGGTCCTCCAACCCTGGACTCCACCAGGCCCTAAGTGCTGGAGGTGGTGGAGGCTACACCATGAGAGTCTCCAGAGAGGAGGTCCAAACAGAGGAAATGCCCTGGATGACTGGTCTGGAAGAAACCGAAGACTGGAGCTCAGCTGGTGAAGTTAGCAAAACAGAAAAGGTCATCAAGCTGGGGCCTAACGAGAGGTCGTTCACTTTTCAGATGGATATCAACAACAGCTCATCTGGGTCAACAGACTTAGAAGGAGCAGATTCCCAAGAACAGAGCAGCAGCTACGAAGCTGGTGTTCAGGAGTTTCTTCAGACCCAGATGACTGACCCTTCGTTAAAGGTCCATCATGAGAAAAGAATTGCTACTGTTTACCTGGAAAGCCCAAAAGAGGACTAA